Genomic DNA from Longimicrobiaceae bacterium:
CTCTGAACCTCGCAAACCTACCTGAGTCTCGGCGCGCAACTCAATCTACGCCCGCACCGCACCGTCCGGGGTTAGTCGCCGCAGGGGGACTTTGCGCCGTCGTTGCCGCGGTTTCCAACCGCCAAGCCGGCCCCCGCGAACAATGCTTTGGAACTCGCGAGACCGCTCAATCCACCGCGATCCCCAGTTCCGCCATCGCGTCGCCCACGGTGTGAACGGAGCCGGTGACGAGCACGGTCCCGTACGGCGCCAGGGTCGTGGCGCGCTGAACCGCGGCGGCGAAGTCGGGGATCACACGGACCGCTACGTTCGGCGGCGTCTCGACCAAGGCGGCGGCGAGTTGCGGATCCCATCGGCGCTCGTCCGGCGCCGTCGGCGGGATCGTGAGGATCGCCGCGTCAACGCGCGACAGGAGCGGCGGCAGCATGTCGCCCCACTCCTTGTCCGAGAGGATGCCGGCGAGGAGGACGATGGGCTTCGGCAGATCGAGCGAAGCGAGCGCGCGAACGAGCGTCGCCACGCCCGCGGGGTTGTGCGCGACGTCGAAGATCCACGTCTGCCCGCCGATGCGCTCCACCTGCATCCGCCCCGGCCAGCGGACCGATGAGAAGCCCGCCTCCACCGCATCCCACGACGGCCGGAGATCGTCGGGCAGCACGCCTAGAAGCTCCGCTGCGAGCGCCGCGTTCCGCGCCTGATGCGCGCCGATCAGCGGAATCCGCATCTCCCGAACGCCCCACCGGTCCGAATCGAACGAGAACCGCGTCCCATCCACCGAAACCCGTACGTCACTGATCCTTGCGACGCGGTCCAGCTCCACGAGTGGTGCACCCACCTCCTCCGCGCGGCGGCGGATCACGCCGAGGGGCCCGGCCTCCGTCTCGCCGACCACCGCAGGCACACCGGGCTTGAATATGCCGGCCTTCTCGCCCGCGATCTCCTCCAGCGTCTCGCCCAAGTACTCTGTGTGCTCGCGACCGATGTTCGTAACCGCCGTGGCGACCGGCGAGAGCACGTTCGTCGAATCCAGCCGCCCGCCCAGCCCCACCTCCACCACCGCAACGTCCACCCCCGCCTCCGCGAAACAGAGGAACGCAATGGCCGTCGTCGCCTCGAAGAAAGTTGCGCCGCTGCTCTCGATCGCCCGCCGCAGCCGCGCCTCGCACGCCAGCAGCAGCTCGCGGTCTACGGGCCGCCCGTTGATGCGGATGCGCTCGGAGAAGGAGACGAGGTGCGGTGAGGTGTAGAGGCCGGTGGTCCGCCCAGCGTCCGCCGCCCGAAGCACGGACTCGCAGAGCGTGGAGACGCTGCCCTTCCCGTTGGTCCCGGCCACGTGGAGCGCACGGAAACGCCGGTGCGGGTCTCCCGCACCGGCGAGCAGCTCCTCCGTTCGCTCCAGCCCCCAGCGGATCCCGCCCGTGGGCCGGGCGAAGAGCCAGGCCCCCGGCTCGTCGCCCCTCACGCCACGTCGGCCTGGGGAACGGCGAAGTCCACCGGCGCCGGCAGGCCCGTCATGTGCCGCAGCAGGCGCGCCAGCTCGTGCTTCAGCCGCCGCCGGTCGGTGATCATGTCCAGCATGCCGTGCTCCAGCAGGAACTCCGCCGTCTGGAAGCCCTCCGGCAGCTCCTGCTTGATCGTCTGCTCGATCACGCGCGGGCCCGCGAAACCGATCAGCGCGCCCGGCTCGCTCACGTTCACGTCGCCGAGCATCGCGTAGCTGGCCGTCACGCCGCCCGTCGTGGGGTCGGTGAGGATCGACACGTACGGCAGCCCCGCCTCGTGCAGCTGCGCCAGCACGGCCGACGTCTTCGCCATCTGCATGAGCGAGAAGATGCCCTCCATCATCCGCGCCCCGCCCGAGGCCGAGACGATGAGGAACGGGCACTTCTTCTCCAGCGCCCGCAGCCCGGCACGCGCCAGCTTCTCGCCCACGACCGAGCCCATCGATCCGCCGATGAACGAGAAGTCCATCACGCCCAGGCAAACGGGGATCGAATCCAGCGTGCCCTCGCCGGTGATCACCGCGTCGCCGTGCGCGCTCTTCCGCTCCGCCGCCGCCAGGCGCTCGCGGTACGGCTTGAGGTCTACGAAGCCCAGCGGGTCGCCCGAGCGCAGGTTGCGGTCGTACTCGCGGAAGCTGCCCTCGTCGAGCAGCAGGTTGATGTAACCCGTGGCCGGCAGGCGCAGATGGTGCGAGCAGTTGGGGCAGACGTTCCAGTTCTCCTTCAGCTTCTCGCGGTACACGATCTCGCCGCACGAAGGGCACTTCTCCCACACGTCGCCGGGAAGGTCGCGGCGGTCGGCCGCCTGCAGGCGCGTCTTGGGCTTGCGGAACCAGGCCATGATATCGTTTCGGGAATGGGTAAGCGGCAGGCGAGCGCGAAGCGCCGCCCTCTCCATATCCGAGAGGACGGCGCAATGAGAGCGCCCTATCTACCGTCCGACTTTTCCGGCGCCGCTAGCCGCGGCCGCGGGACTCGGCGGCAATGCGTTGAACCACGGCCATTGCCACCAGGTTGACCAGCAGGAACGAGCCGCCGTAGCTCACGAACGGCAGCGGGATGCCGGTGATCGGCATGATGCCCACCGTCATCCCCACGTTCACCAGCACGTGCGCGAACCAGCTTCCGAACAGCCCGAAGGGCACCATGCTCGCGAACGGGTCCGACGAGCGCTCGGCGATCTTCACCAGGCGCCAGAAGATGAGGCCGAACACCAGCAGCACGCACAGCACGCCGATGAAGCCCTTCTCCTCGCCCACCACCGAGAAGATGAAGTCGGTGTGCTGCTCGGGGATGAACGCCAGGCGCTTCTGCGTCCCCATCGTGAAGCCCTTCCCGAACCACCCGCCGCTGCCGATGGCCACGCGCGACTGGATCAGGTTGTACCCCGAGCCGCGCGGATCGACCGACGGGTCGAGGAACACCATCAGGCGGTTCTTCTGGTACGGCTTCAGGTGCTGCCACAGCGGGAGCGCGACGAGCCCGGCCGCCAGGTTCAGCAGGAAGATCGACGCCTTCTCGGACAGGTACGCGTCGCGGAAGTACAGCAGCGCCATCAGCACGATCACGTACGCGCCGAAGACCCAGGGGTTGATCGACAGGAACAGCGACAGCGCCGGGCTCACCAGGAAGAACAGCGTGCCCAGCGGCGTTCCCGCCCAGAACAGCGCCCAGATCAGGATGGAGCAGAAGACGAGGCCGGTGCCCAGGTCGGGCTGGAGGAGGACGAGGCCCATCGGCACCATCACGACGGCGACCGGCTTCCACAGCGCCCACAGCGTCCGCGGCGGCTCGCGCCACTCGCCCA
This window encodes:
- a CDS encoding folylpolyglutamate synthase/dihydrofolate synthase family protein, with translation MRGDEPGAWLFARPTGGIRWGLERTEELLAGAGDPHRRFRALHVAGTNGKGSVSTLCESVLRAADAGRTTGLYTSPHLVSFSERIRINGRPVDRELLLACEARLRRAIESSGATFFEATTAIAFLCFAEAGVDVAVVEVGLGGRLDSTNVLSPVATAVTNIGREHTEYLGETLEEIAGEKAGIFKPGVPAVVGETEAGPLGVIRRRAEEVGAPLVELDRVARISDVRVSVDGTRFSFDSDRWGVREMRIPLIGAHQARNAALAAELLGVLPDDLRPSWDAVEAGFSSVRWPGRMQVERIGGQTWIFDVAHNPAGVATLVRALASLDLPKPIVLLAGILSDKEWGDMLPPLLSRVDAAILTIPPTAPDERRWDPQLAAALVETPPNVAVRVIPDFAAAVQRATTLAPYGTVLVTGSVHTVGDAMAELGIAVD
- the accD gene encoding acetyl-CoA carboxylase, carboxyltransferase subunit beta, which produces MAWFRKPKTRLQAADRRDLPGDVWEKCPSCGEIVYREKLKENWNVCPNCSHHLRLPATGYINLLLDEGSFREYDRNLRSGDPLGFVDLKPYRERLAAAERKSAHGDAVITGEGTLDSIPVCLGVMDFSFIGGSMGSVVGEKLARAGLRALEKKCPFLIVSASGGARMMEGIFSLMQMAKTSAVLAQLHEAGLPYVSILTDPTTGGVTASYAMLGDVNVSEPGALIGFAGPRVIEQTIKQELPEGFQTAEFLLEHGMLDMITDRRRLKHELARLLRHMTGLPAPVDFAVPQADVA
- the rodA gene encoding rod shape-determining protein RodA, producing MRRYRPLQIGDPMLFLLVLGLAAFGIAMIYSAGIVDVPSRIAAGAWRQQILWFAISLLVIPFVMKVPVAWLEWAAQPAYVFCLVLLVLTLFIGGGGTGVAASEKSWIRLGPVTIQTSEIAKISVVLMLARVLGEWREPPRTLWALWKPVAVVMVPMGLVLLQPDLGTGLVFCSILIWALFWAGTPLGTLFFLVSPALSLFLSINPWVFGAYVIVLMALLYFRDAYLSEKASIFLLNLAAGLVALPLWQHLKPYQKNRLMVFLDPSVDPRGSGYNLIQSRVAIGSGGWFGKGFTMGTQKRLAFIPEQHTDFIFSVVGEEKGFIGVLCVLLVFGLIFWRLVKIAERSSDPFASMVPFGLFGSWFAHVLVNVGMTVGIMPITGIPLPFVSYGGSFLLVNLVAMAVVQRIAAESRGRG